One genomic region from Manis pentadactyla isolate mManPen7 chromosome 12, mManPen7.hap1, whole genome shotgun sequence encodes:
- the LOC130679997 gene encoding uncharacterized protein LOC130679997, which translates to MRPERPHPFSRWRTSRALQGAGLPRNSTRTWPGIGATERRGGDWGAEAKLPTQLSVMADRETEPLAGRHCQPPDVLPALKEQYASPWAGPEGEDSPAQMLPLSPSAPPSLGPGPGLKWVFSYGSSSWGGGETLRSSGGQMLRGVGSLGLSPPQSSPSCPPVPRWAHLLHRYVPGVGPWARHREYIPGRGPCPVPRGWGGDESPPTSGAPTELLLNPTPAAPSSLGPPCAASLPFSLHPALLSRSLPGLALGQSQDLWSLHLSSNFSPYPAAIALLVTPVLAAQGSWHQATPLSPDSPGSRVSSGPPAIASTGTSPPARSGTLRYSCSPPTRPPTTRPWLMDALRESPGTYAVPTSSRLSA; encoded by the coding sequence atgAGGCCGGAacgtccccaccctttctcaaggtggaggacctccagggccctccaaggggcaggcctgcccagaaacagcacccggacCTGGCCCGGGATCGGGGCTACCGAGAGGCGGGGAggggactggggagctgaggccaagcTTCCCACGCAGCTCTCTGTGATGGCAGACAGGGAGACCGAGCCTCtggcgggaaggcactgccagccccctgatgtgcttcctgccctgaaggagcaatatgcctccccctgggcagggcctgagggggaggaCAGTCCTGCCCAGATGCTGCCCCTCTCGCCCTCAGCCCCGCcttccctggggccaggaccggggcttaAGTGGGTCTTCTCCTATGGGTCCagctcctggggtggaggggagactcTCAGAAGTAGTGGTGGCCAGATGCTGAGAGGTGTGGGCTCACTGGGGCTCTCTCCTCCccaaagctcaccatcctgcccccctgTGCCCCGCTGGGCTCACTTACTTCATCGTTATGTTCCGGGAGTTGGTCCATGGGCACGTCATCGAGAATATATCCCAGGAAGGggaccatgccctgtgccacgggggtggggaggtgatgagtccccgcctacctcaggggcgcccacagagctcctcctgaaccccacacccgcagcccccagctcccttggaccaccctgtgctgcctccctccccttctcccttcaccCTGCGCTCCTCTCCcggtccctcccagggctggctttgggccaatcccaggacctgtggtccctgcacctgtcctccaacttctccccgTACCCAGCTGCTATCgccctcctggtcaccccagtgctggcagctcagggctcgTGGCACCAGGCCACACCACTCTCACCTGATTCTCCTGGTAGTCGGGTGTCCTCTGGTCCCCCTGCCATCGCGTCAACAGGTACTTCGCCTCCTGCAAGGTCCGGGACACTCAGGTActcgtgctcccctcccacgcggcctcccacaaccagaccttggttgatggatgccttgcGCGAGTCCCCTGGCacctatgctgtccccacctccagcaggctctcagcctag